GCGCCTTGTGCAAGGGCGAGCGTCTCGCCGTCGACTTGCGCGCGGTCCATGGCGACGAGCGCGCCGTGGGCGCCTGTCCCCACGCCATCGACCCCGACCGCGCGGCGCGCGAGGGCCAGAAGGGCGAGTTCATGAGCTTCGGCGACGGTGCGCATCATTGCCCCGGCTGGCAGGTCGCGCTGCACGAGACACGGGTCTTCGTCGATGCACTGCTGCGCATTCCCGGCATTGCGCTCGAACGCGCACCGGACCTCAGCTGGAATGCCGGGCTGATGAGCTACGAGCTGCGCAATGCCCGGGTGACTTGCGAGCGGGGCTGACCATCCAGGGCTGCGGTGATCGCCGGAGCGAATTCTGCCTCCCGCCTGTGACTTGGCGCAGGCGGCGAACTAGCCTCTCCGGGCAAAGGCGGGCCGACAGAGCGCGCCAGGGAACCGCAACGGGTTCGGAGAGGATGGTGGAATGACCAGATCTGCATTCTTGGTCACGGCTTCGGCCCTGGCACTTGGGGGCGTCTCGACGCAGGTACAGGCTCAGGCGCGCGGTCTCGACGAAACCGAGGTCATCGTCGTCACCGCGCAGCGCCGTGCCGAGGCGCAGGTCGACGTGCCGATCTCGATCACCGCGATCGATGCGCGTGCGCTCGAGACCGCCAACGTCAACGAGCTCTCCGACATCCAGACGCTCGCGCCCGCGCTGCGTTTCGACCGGCAAAGCCAGTTCGTCCAGCCCACCATCCGCGGCATCGGTACCAGCATCACCACGGCCGGCGGCGGCTCCAACGTCGGCATCTACGTCGACGGCTTCTATTCGCCCAATCCGGCCGAGGCTGATTTCGATCTGCTCAACGTGCGCAGCGTGCAGGTCCTCAAGGGACCGCAAGGCACGCTGTTCGGGCGCAATACCACCGGCGGCGCGATCCTCGTCGAGACCGCCGATCCCGGCGTCGATACCGCAGGCGAGTTCAAGATCTCCTACGGCAGCTTCCAGACGATCCGCACCCAGGGCTACGTCACCACCGGGCTGACCGACAATCTCGCCGTCGATCTCGAGGGTGGCTATGCGACGGGGCAGGCCTTCCAGCGCAACATCGCCAGCGGCGAGCGCGACCGGCGCTTTCGCAACTGGCAGGTGCGCACCGGGCTCAAGCTCGATCTCGGCGATGTCTCGGCCAAGCTGCGCTACCAGCACGTCGAGACCGACGATGCGCGCCCGCTGCTCTACAACATCTACGTCGACGAGGTGCTGGGCACCGGCGCACCGAGCTTCGCGCCGCCTTCGACATATACCACCGATCCCGACTATTACGCCCCCGGTGCCGATCGCAGCGTGGTGACGTCGACCAACGACATCGTCCAGCTCACCATCGAGGCCGACCTCGGCTTCGCCGAGCTGGCCTCGTTCACGCAGTACCGCGAGCAGGACGTCGATTCCTCGCTCGATCTCGACAAGACCGCGCTGACCATCTTCCAGTTCGGGCTGCCGGTCTACAACAAGACCTTCACGCAAGAGTTTCTGCTGACCTCCGCGCCCGGCCCCAGGCTGCAATATACCGCAGGGCTGTTCTACCTGTTCAATTCCGACCGCTACGAGACCTATTCCGACAACGGCGTGCCGCAGGGCTTTGGCCGTTTCCGCCTCGGCGGATCGGAAGCGCCCACGCGCAGCTATGCCGCCTTTCTCGATCTCACCTACGCGCTGTCGGAGAAGTTCTTCGTGACCGCGGGCCTGCGCTATGCCCACGACACGATCGAGAACGCCTATTACAACGTGGGGACGCAGGAATTCGGCGTCGACGACGTCAAGGGCGACAAGCTCACTCCGCGCGTGGTGCTGCGCTACAAGCCGAGCGAGGATACCAGCATCTATGCCTCCTATGCCAAGGGCTACAAGGCGGCGATCCTCGACGTCGGCGGCTCGTGCCAGAACCCGCCCGCCTTCCAGTGCAACGACGTCTCGCCCGAGAACGTCGACGCCTTCGAGCTTGGCTTCAAGACCCGGGGCAACGGGTTCAGCCTCGAGGCCGCGGCCTTCTACTACGATTATCGCAACCTGCAGGTCTCGCTCTTCACCGACGGGCGTGCCGAGATCATCAATGCCGCGCAGGCCGAGATCTACGGCGTCGAAGGTTCGGCCAGCGTGCAACTGGGCTCGGGCTTTTCGCTGAACCTCGGCGGAGCCTACGTGCATGGCCGCTATACCGATTTCCCCGGCGCGCCGGTCTACATGCCCTGCGCGCAGTTCGGCCCGGACGTCGCGGCGAGCTGCGCGGCCAGCGGCGTCTCCTATCTCAACGTGCCAGTCGACCTCGCGGACGTCGACATGCAGCGCACGCCCGAATTCACCGGCAACCTGGGTGCGCGCTGGGACGTGCCGCTGGCGGGCGGCGACCTCGCGCTTTCGGGCAACCTCTACTACACCTCCTCGTTCTTCTTCGGCCCTTCGGGCACGCAGTTCGAGGGCGGCGACTACGAGGTATTGTCGCTGCGCGCGCAGTGGGACGATGCCGACAAGCGCTTCTTCGTCGCGGTCTTCGGCGACAACGTGACCGACAACCGCTACGTCAATCAGGTCCAGTACAACAACTTCGGCTTCGGCGCGACCTGGAGCGCGCCGCGCAGCTGGGGTGTCGAGCTGGGCTACAGGTATTAGGCCGGTGCTGACCGGGGAACCCGCGCAGGCACCTGCCAGCACAGCCGCAGGCGGCGAGGCCGGAGCCGGGGCCGGAGCCGGGGCCGGAGCGTCGCCGCCGATTGCGCTGCCCGCGATGGGCTACCGCATCTACGTGCTCGCGCTGCTCACCGTGATCTCGGCGATCAGTGCGCTCGACCGGCAGATCCTCGACATCCTCGTCGAGCCGATCCGCGCCGAGTTCGCGCTTTCCGACGGACAGCTCGGCGCGCTCAACGGGATCGCCTATGCCGGTGTCTACGCGCTCGCGGTCATCCCGCTTGCGCGGCTTGCCGACCGCTATCCGCGCAAGCTCGTGATCGCGCTCGGCGTCTTCGTATGGAGCCTTGCCACCACCGCCTCGAGCCTTGCGCGCAGCTATGCCTTCCTGTTCGCGGCGCGCATGGGTGTGGGGCTGGGCGAAGGCGGGCTCAGCTCGCCCGGCCCGGCACTGCTCGCCGACCTGTTCCCCCGCCACCAGCGCGGCACCGTGACCTCGATCTACATGACCGGCCCAGCCATCGGCATGGGGCTGGCCTATGCCGTCGGCGGCTGGGTGGTCGAGGCCTATGGCTGGCGCGCCGCCTTTCTCGTCGCGGGCGTGCCCGGCCTGATCCTCGCGCCGCTGTTCTACCTGACCTTGCGCAACGTACCCAAGGGCCTTGCCGACGGACTGCAGCGCGACCCGCCGCAGCCAGGCCTGTGGCTGACGCTGCGCACCATCGTCTCGATCCGCACGATCACCTGGATGATCCTTGCGCTGGCCTGTCTCGCGCTGATGGTGAACGGACTGCTGCGCTGGATCCCGGCCTACCTCACCCGCGTGCGCGGGGTCGAGGCGGTCGAGTTCGGGGCCTGGCTCGGCACTGCGGTGGGTACCGGGAGCTTCCTCGGGCACCTGCTCGGCGGGCCGCTTGCCGACTGGGTCGGTCGCCGCGACCCGCGCCGCCAGATGATGATCGGGATGGCGGCGGCGCTCGGCGCGGCGCTGACCATCTGGGCGCTGTTCACCATCGACGCGCTAGGCGTGTTCTACGTGCTCGTCGGGTTGCTCTCGTTCACCGGCGGCATCTTCGCCGCGCCGCTGATCATGGTGTGCACCACGCTGCCGCCGGTCTGGGCGCGCGCCACCACCGCCGCGATCACGCTGATGGCGGTCTACCTCGTCGGCTACGGTTTCGGGCCTGCCTTGCTGGGCGTGCTGAGCGACGCGCTCGAGCCTGCGCTCGGCGTCGCCTCGCTGCGCGCCGCACTGCTCTCGAGCACGGTGCTGGCGCTGCCCACGCTCTTCGCCTTCTTCATGGCCGGGCGCCACTACCGCGAGGACCTTGCCGAGAGCGAGGCACGCATCGCGCGCGATGCCGCGCAGGCCGATGCCGGACCGGAGCAATCCCCCGCGCCATCCCCCAAGCCACTCAAGGAGTGACCCGATGACCCGTACGCCTCGCCGCATCCCCAACCTGCCGCGCGACGAATGGAGTGATGACGCCCGTGAGGTCTTCGCTTTCTGGGGCGAGCCCAACGCGCGCGAGGAAGGTTCGCGCACCAACATCATGATGGTGCTGGCCAACCACCCGGCGATGGCCACGCCCTACAACCACTGGTCGAAGCACCTGCTGATGACCAACAGCCTCTCGACCCGCGCGCTCGAACTGCTGATCCTGCGCGTCGCATGGCGGGTGAAGAGCGAATACGAGTGGCACAACCATGTCGGCTACGGCCTCAATGCCGGGCTCAGCCTCGAGGACATCGCGGCGATCCGCGACTACCCTGCCGATGCTGCGCGCTGGGACGATGCCGACCGGCTGGTGCTCGCCGCGGTCGACGAGCTGATCGACGACAACGTGCTGAGCGATGCGACCTGGCAGGGGCTCGCCGTGCATTACGACCGGCGCCAGATGATGGACCTGGTGATGTCGATCGGACACTACGTCATGACCAGCTGGGCGATCTCCTCGTTCGGCGTTCCCATCGAGGGCGACGTCGATCCCATCGGCTTCGACCTCAAGAGCGCTTCGGGCGAAGGTCCGAGCCGCACCTACAAGCCCGGCGAGGTCGACGACTGGGCGGCGCGAAACCGCTCCTGAGTACCCGCGCTGCATCGCCCGACCGATAGCTTGCCCGCCGCCGCATCGCGCAATTGCAGCGCGGCCCCGGCCTCGGCAGAACGAGGGCAAGGCAAGATAACGAAGACTGAGGGTGGAGACGAAGCATCATGGCAACCGACATCATTTTCCCCAAGATCGGCTTCTCGATGACCGAAGGCCAGATCGTCGAATGGTCGGTCGGCGAGGGCGAGCAGGTCAACGAGGGCGACACGCTCTTCCTGCTCGAGGCCGACAAGTCGACCAACGAGGTCGAGGCCCCCGCCTCGGGTATCCTGCGCATCGGCGTCCCGACCGGCGAGACGGTGCAGGTGGGAACCGTGATCGGCACGATCGAATAAGCATCGCTCGCAGGCGGGATAAGGGGAGAAGGTCATGACGCTCAGGGTCGGCATCGTTGGCGCCGCATGGGGCGGCATGGCCCATCTGCCCGCCTGGCGCGCGGTGCCCGGCGTCGAGGTGACGGCCGTGTGCACCTCGCGCGAGGAGAGCGCGCGCGCCGCCGCCGAAAAGCTCGGCGTCGAACGCGCGTTCTGGGATGCCCATGCGCTGTGCAGCGATCCCGACATCGACATCGTCGATCTCGGCACGCGGCCCAATTTCCGCCTGCCCTGGCTCGAAACCGCGCTGCGCTGCGGCAAGCACGTCTACAATGCCTCGCCCCATGCGCCCGGCTGGGAAGGGGCCAAGGCCATCGATGCGGCCTGGCGCACGGGCGGTTCGGTCGGCGTGGTAGACGCCTTCATCGAATATGTCCCCGCCGTGCGCCGCCAGATCGAGCTGGTGCGCGAGGGCTACATCGGCCGCCCCATCGGGGGCACCTGCCATCTCAACATCTCGCTGTTCAACCGCGCCTCCAAGCAGTTTCCCTATAACTGGTTCGCGCGCGGCGACGCGGGCGTCTCGGGCCTGCGCAACAACGGCAGTCACGCGCTTTACCCGCTGCTTGCCATGCTCGGTCCGGTCGGCGAACTGGTCGCAGACGACCGGCAGGTCCTGCCCGAATGGATCTACGAGGACGGCGACCGGGTCACGCCCGAGACCACCGATACCGGCAATGCGCTGCTGCGCTTCGAAAGCGGTGTCGTCATGCAGCTCCAGGCGGGCTGGGCGATGACCATGCACGATGGCTGGCTGCTCGACATCTACGGCACCGAGGGACGCCTCGTCAGCCGCGCGCCCACCTTCCCGAGCGCGCAGGATTGCACGCTCGAAGGCTTGCGTGCCGCCGACAAGCCCAACCCGCACGCGCCCACGCAGCTGCAACCCATCGACCTGCCCGAGACCTATCGCGCCGAACAGGGCATCGCCATCGACGCCAGCTTCCCGATCCCGCCGTGCTTTCCGATGGCCCTGTCGATGCGGCGCATGGTCGAGACTATCGAGGGGAAGGCTGGCAGTGCGCTGGCCGCGCCC
This sequence is a window from Novosphingobium aureum. Protein-coding genes within it:
- a CDS encoding TonB-dependent receptor is translated as MTRSAFLVTASALALGGVSTQVQAQARGLDETEVIVVTAQRRAEAQVDVPISITAIDARALETANVNELSDIQTLAPALRFDRQSQFVQPTIRGIGTSITTAGGGSNVGIYVDGFYSPNPAEADFDLLNVRSVQVLKGPQGTLFGRNTTGGAILVETADPGVDTAGEFKISYGSFQTIRTQGYVTTGLTDNLAVDLEGGYATGQAFQRNIASGERDRRFRNWQVRTGLKLDLGDVSAKLRYQHVETDDARPLLYNIYVDEVLGTGAPSFAPPSTYTTDPDYYAPGADRSVVTSTNDIVQLTIEADLGFAELASFTQYREQDVDSSLDLDKTALTIFQFGLPVYNKTFTQEFLLTSAPGPRLQYTAGLFYLFNSDRYETYSDNGVPQGFGRFRLGGSEAPTRSYAAFLDLTYALSEKFFVTAGLRYAHDTIENAYYNVGTQEFGVDDVKGDKLTPRVVLRYKPSEDTSIYASYAKGYKAAILDVGGSCQNPPAFQCNDVSPENVDAFELGFKTRGNGFSLEAAAFYYDYRNLQVSLFTDGRAEIINAAQAEIYGVEGSASVQLGSGFSLNLGGAYVHGRYTDFPGAPVYMPCAQFGPDVAASCAASGVSYLNVPVDLADVDMQRTPEFTGNLGARWDVPLAGGDLALSGNLYYTSSFFFGPSGTQFEGGDYEVLSLRAQWDDADKRFFVAVFGDNVTDNRYVNQVQYNNFGFGATWSAPRSWGVELGYRY
- a CDS encoding spinster family MFS transporter, with the protein product MLTGEPAQAPASTAAGGEAGAGAGAGAGASPPIALPAMGYRIYVLALLTVISAISALDRQILDILVEPIRAEFALSDGQLGALNGIAYAGVYALAVIPLARLADRYPRKLVIALGVFVWSLATTASSLARSYAFLFAARMGVGLGEGGLSSPGPALLADLFPRHQRGTVTSIYMTGPAIGMGLAYAVGGWVVEAYGWRAAFLVAGVPGLILAPLFYLTLRNVPKGLADGLQRDPPQPGLWLTLRTIVSIRTITWMILALACLALMVNGLLRWIPAYLTRVRGVEAVEFGAWLGTAVGTGSFLGHLLGGPLADWVGRRDPRRQMMIGMAAALGAALTIWALFTIDALGVFYVLVGLLSFTGGIFAAPLIMVCTTLPPVWARATTAAITLMAVYLVGYGFGPALLGVLSDALEPALGVASLRAALLSSTVLALPTLFAFFMAGRHYREDLAESEARIARDAAQADAGPEQSPAPSPKPLKE
- a CDS encoding carboxymuconolactone decarboxylase family protein encodes the protein MTRTPRRIPNLPRDEWSDDAREVFAFWGEPNAREEGSRTNIMMVLANHPAMATPYNHWSKHLLMTNSLSTRALELLILRVAWRVKSEYEWHNHVGYGLNAGLSLEDIAAIRDYPADAARWDDADRLVLAAVDELIDDNVLSDATWQGLAVHYDRRQMMDLVMSIGHYVMTSWAISSFGVPIEGDVDPIGFDLKSASGEGPSRTYKPGEVDDWAARNRS
- a CDS encoding biotin/lipoyl-containing protein, which encodes MATDIIFPKIGFSMTEGQIVEWSVGEGEQVNEGDTLFLLEADKSTNEVEAPASGILRIGVPTGETVQVGTVIGTIE
- a CDS encoding Gfo/Idh/MocA family protein, which gives rise to MTLRVGIVGAAWGGMAHLPAWRAVPGVEVTAVCTSREESARAAAEKLGVERAFWDAHALCSDPDIDIVDLGTRPNFRLPWLETALRCGKHVYNASPHAPGWEGAKAIDAAWRTGGSVGVVDAFIEYVPAVRRQIELVREGYIGRPIGGTCHLNISLFNRASKQFPYNWFARGDAGVSGLRNNGSHALYPLLAMLGPVGELVADDRQVLPEWIYEDGDRVTPETTDTGNALLRFESGVVMQLQAGWAMTMHDGWLLDIYGTEGRLVSRAPTFPSAQDCTLEGLRAADKPNPHAPTQLQPIDLPETYRAEQGIAIDASFPIPPCFPMALSMRRMVETIEGKAGSALAAPDFARALEVERCQEAMRLSQAGRRWIALSDVV